The Thermostichus vulcanus str. 'Rupite' DNA segment CTTGTTTTCCCCAGCAGCGTTCAGATTCAAAAAAGGTTTTTCGAGGTTCGACCATGCGGTATCGTCCACTGCTCGCCATTTTGTTGGCGCTTTGTTTGAGCGTCTTCGCCTTTCCGGCTGAGGCTGCCAAGGCTCCACTGACCTATGACCAGATCCGCAACACCGGTAAGGCGGCTATTTGTCCTTCGGTCTCCGACAGTTCTAGAGGGCGCATCGAAATACCCAGTGGGGGATCCTTGAAGCTAACCGACGTTTGCTTCCAGCCGGTGCAAATTGAGGTGGAAGAGGAAAAGCGCAACGGCGAGAAAGAGTTTATCAAAGCCAAAAACATTCTCATCTCCGCCGCCACCTTGGGGCCCATCAAGGCAGAAGTGACCCCCAAAAATGGGGGCTTGCAGCTCAAGGTGGTGGATGGGATCACCTTTCAACCGACAACCGGCCAAATGCCTCGCCGCGAACTGGTGCCGCTGCTGTTTAGTGTGAAAGATTTGGTGGCCACAGCCCAGGGCTCTGCCATCGACCCCTCCACGGATTTTGAAGGGGAGTTCTTGGTACCCGGTTACCACAGTAGCTCTTTCCTGGATCCGCGGGGACGGGGCTCCAACACCGGCTACGACACGGCTGTAGGGTTGCAGGCCGCCAAGGATGAATTTGCCACCAACCGCAAGGTGGATGAAGTCTCGGAGGGGAAAATGTCCCTGCGCATTGCCCGTGTGGATCCCAGCACTGGAGAAATGGCGGGATCCTTTGTTAGCATTCAGCCCTCTAGCACGGAGCAGGGGGCGATGGAACCCCACACGGTTCGCATTCAGGGCCTGTTTTATGCCCGCTTGGCAGAAGATGCCTAAGTTGGCGATCCCTGATTGAGGTTAAGAACCAGCAAACAAGCCATCCATACTTGTTGTTCTAAGATGGGCTGGGATCCAAGTGGTCTTGGCCCGTTGTTTTGTTTGAGGGGAATAGGAGCGCGCAGGGATGGTGCAATCCCACAGCGTCTGTTTTGATCGAGCGGCAGGCTTTTACGATGCGACCCGCGGCTTTCCCGCCGGTGTGGATGAGGAGATTGCCGATGCGATCGTGGCTGCGGTGGGGGCCACCCAGGATACCCATTTTCTGGAGGTGGGTATTGGCACAGGGCGTATCGCTTTGCCCTTGATCCGCCGCGGCTATGCCTATTCCGGCATCGATATTTCTGAACAGATGTTGGCGGAGTTGCGGCGCAAGTTACGGGAAAGACTGGGTCAGATACC contains these protein-coding regions:
- a CDS encoding photosystem II manganese-stabilizing polypeptide, translating into MRYRPLLAILLALCLSVFAFPAEAAKAPLTYDQIRNTGKAAICPSVSDSSRGRIEIPSGGSLKLTDVCFQPVQIEVEEEKRNGEKEFIKAKNILISAATLGPIKAEVTPKNGGLQLKVVDGITFQPTTGQMPRRELVPLLFSVKDLVATAQGSAIDPSTDFEGEFLVPGYHSSSFLDPRGRGSNTGYDTAVGLQAAKDEFATNRKVDEVSEGKMSLRIARVDPSTGEMAGSFVSIQPSSTEQGAMEPHTVRIQGLFYARLAEDA